From Chryseotalea sp. WA131a:
TAGGCTGGACTGCAGCAATGTTTTTATTCTCGCGAAACAATTTGATAACGGGCTCCAACCAATTGGGGGTAACTTCTACATCTGAATTGAGCAATACGTAATAAGTACTTTCAATCTGTTTCAACGCATAATTATAGCCCCCACAAAAACCTCGATTGATTTGGCTCTCGACCAACGTAATGGATGGGAAATTTGATTTTAGGAAGTTGACCGAATCATCGGTTGAACCATTATCAGCCACAACGATTTCGGCACCTGGGCTAAATTGAATGACGGAGGGCAAAAACTGCTGAAGGAATTTCTTTCCGTTATAGTTTAAAATGACAACGGCAACCTCGGTCATCCCATCAGGTTACTTAAATCCATGCCAGGGATATTTGGCAGCAAACCTTCTGTACCTTTTTTCATCTCTTCTTTTGCCAATATCTCAGCTTTATCGGAGGCGATTCGCACAGCCGCCACCACCAAGTCTTGCACCATTGTTTTATCCTCGGCTTTTAGAATGGCTGGATCAATATCAATGGAAATCAATTGTTTCTTTCCATTCACTACTGCCTTCACCATCCCGCCACCTGATTCTCCACTGGCGGTAATATTGGCCAAATTATTTTGGGCTTCTTGAATTCGGGCTTGCACCTCTTTCATCTTGCCCATCATTTTCATCATGTCGAACATACCAATTTCAAAATAAGATGGCAAAGGTAACCAATCTCTTGGTTTGAAAAACTATACCAAATTGATGTGGTCTATTTCCGCAATAGGACTACCGTGCCGCTTCGTTTATACGTTTGGCCTGAGATATCCGTAACATTGGCTGTCCATACATAGGTGGCAATGGGCATTGGCTGGCCCGATTGCGTGCCATCCCACGCTTCTTTTTTATCCGAGTAAAAAATCAACGAGCCCCATCGGTCAAAAATGGAAAGCTCTAGTTTGTCGATGAATTGTCCGCTAATATTAAATACTTCGTTTTCTATCGGGCCTTTATTGTCAGGAGTAAAGGCTGTTGGATAAAATAAATTTACGGTTTTATAAACTTCCACATAATTGCTGATAGAAGGATCGGTTAAACTCGATTGATTGGCGATTGCAAAAACTCTGTAAGAAACAATTTGATTAACGTTATCGATATCTTTATCAACCAATGTGGTGGCATTGCCCACGTCTACTGATTTAATCAATGATCCAGCACGGTTGTATTTGTCTACTCGGTATCGCAGCACACCGGCCAACCAACCAAGGTAGTCATTCCAAGTAAGCGTTACTTCGTTGCCCGAAGACAACGTGTATGTCAAACGAATAGGGCAGATGGGCGAACTTTCGGCACTGGTGTTATCGCACTTATCCACATAATTTA
This genomic window contains:
- a CDS encoding YbaB/EbfC family nucleoid-associated protein, with amino-acid sequence MFDMMKMMGKMKEVQARIQEAQNNLANITASGESGGGMVKAVVNGKKQLISIDIDPAILKAEDKTMVQDLVVAAVRIASDKAEILAKEEMKKGTEGLLPNIPGMDLSNLMG